One part of the Bdellovibrio sp. KM01 genome encodes these proteins:
- a CDS encoding (deoxy)nucleoside triphosphate pyrophosphohydrolase: MSDLKKPVLVVAAVIRKENDPDKRILLVRRGPDQSGAGFWEFPGGKVELSESPEQALRREIDEELGIAITVGTLIGEKDFAYPSKTIRLRVYEALTRTAEITLTEHDDLKWLKAEEIIKDELSAADRPFVEMLQGKR; encoded by the coding sequence ATGTCGGATCTGAAAAAGCCTGTTTTGGTAGTAGCCGCAGTCATTCGTAAAGAAAATGACCCGGATAAGCGCATTTTGCTGGTGCGTCGAGGCCCTGACCAGAGCGGTGCGGGATTTTGGGAGTTCCCCGGGGGGAAAGTTGAGCTGTCGGAGTCTCCCGAACAAGCTCTTCGCCGGGAAATAGATGAAGAACTTGGTATTGCTATCACGGTAGGCACGCTTATTGGTGAAAAGGATTTTGCTTACCCGTCAAAAACTATTCGCCTCAGAGTTTACGAAGCTTTGACCAGAACTGCGGAAATTACGTTAACAGAGCATGACGACTTAAAGTGGTTAAAGGCTGAGGAAATCATCAAAGATGAGCTTTCGGCAGCGGATCGGCCTTTTGTGGAAATGCTTCAAGGTAAAAGATAA
- a CDS encoding LON peptidase substrate-binding domain-containing protein, with the protein MEVFLFPLVNVTLFPHTTKPLNIFEPRYLTMVKNAVANNMPIAMGYIEDPSKVAPVPPGEPVPFVREIAGYGYAQIIEERVNGTLLVFLQGQGKLRLKHTVDYKTPYIVCQSEIIPEQTIVDPQHLVRLHALNKVLIRWIHTHIPDPAQRDMFLRNLNRPEEVVGAFASYMVRDYDLQQMVLEYNDINEKVDFLHRLTESNELTT; encoded by the coding sequence ATGGAAGTATTTTTGTTTCCTTTGGTCAATGTGACGTTGTTTCCGCATACGACCAAACCCCTGAATATTTTTGAACCTCGATATCTGACCATGGTGAAAAACGCCGTGGCCAATAATATGCCCATTGCGATGGGTTATATCGAGGACCCGTCCAAAGTTGCTCCGGTTCCTCCGGGTGAGCCAGTGCCTTTTGTCCGTGAAATCGCTGGCTACGGTTATGCCCAGATTATCGAAGAACGAGTGAATGGAACTCTTCTGGTCTTTTTGCAGGGCCAAGGCAAGTTACGTTTAAAACATACTGTGGATTACAAAACGCCTTATATCGTTTGTCAGTCTGAAATCATCCCGGAGCAAACGATCGTTGATCCACAGCACCTGGTGCGCTTGCACGCGCTTAATAAAGTGCTTATTCGTTGGATTCATACGCACATCCCAGATCCTGCTCAGCGGGACATGTTTTTACGAAATTTAAATCGCCCGGAAGAAGTTGTGGGAGCGTTTGCCTCTTACATGGTGCGCGATTATGATTTGCAGCAGATGGTGCTCGAGTATAACGACATTAACGAGAAGGTGGATTTTCTCCACCGTCTGACTGAATCAAATGAACTGACAACTTGA
- a CDS encoding thiol-disulfide oxidoreductase DCC family protein, protein MEKVDVKMRNVVFFDGVCHLCNGFVDAVITRDPQHRFLFAPLQGSTAEALLPAQDRENLDTVIYYESGKIYHRSAAVLKILSGLGGVYGLSRLGWIFPGFIRDNLYKLVAKNRYSWFGKRDFCRLPTPNERTYLLP, encoded by the coding sequence ATGGAAAAGGTAGATGTTAAAATGAGAAATGTGGTGTTTTTCGACGGCGTCTGCCATCTTTGTAATGGCTTCGTGGACGCTGTCATTACTCGCGATCCACAGCATCGTTTTTTGTTCGCTCCACTCCAAGGTTCAACGGCGGAGGCGCTTCTTCCCGCTCAAGATCGTGAAAACCTGGATACAGTGATCTACTATGAGTCAGGTAAGATCTATCACCGATCTGCAGCGGTTCTTAAAATTCTTTCGGGTTTGGGTGGAGTCTATGGTCTGTCTCGACTTGGGTGGATCTTCCCTGGATTTATCCGAGACAATCTCTATAAACTTGTCGCAAAAAATCGTTATTCGTGGTTTGGGAAAAGAGACTTTTGCCGCCTTCCCACTCCAAATGAAAGAACTTATCTTTTACCTTGA